In Oryza sativa Japonica Group chromosome 1, ASM3414082v1, the genomic stretch AGCTAGTATATACTTTGTAATCAAATCGACGACTTCTGGTAAGGTTTTTCAGAGGACAACAGGCAACAATGTCAAGCATGAAAATGGCAGGCTTCAGCTGAGAAGGACAGAATAGGACAGCAATTCCAGGCGTCAAAATGAAATTATGATCGCATTACTACTGCTTGGACAAATGGACAAGAAGTCAATAAGCTGATATCAGATGAAACTTGTATTGTATTTAACCATTACAACAGGGCCAATGCAAACTCAAAGAGAAGTTCAACAATAGCTAAGAGGGATTCCATTGTGGACTAGATATTTTAGATCATAGAATAGAAGTGGTACACTGAAGGCTTCAACTTCCGAACACTGAGACCAGACCAAAGATTCAATCCCATGTGGCCATCGTGCTGACACCAACTCCTTACAGGAATGGTGGAAGAATCACCCATCGCCGAGGATACTTCGGCCTCCCTTCCTTGCCATCGAACAACTGCAAAATAAGAAATATCAGTAAATCTGTGCAATGATAACATTGTTCAGCACTTCAGCGcaggagaaaaaagaaaccgTGCTTGCCTTCTTTAGACGGCGGTGCTTTCCAAGTGCCCAGTTGGTCATGATACTCGCTGCCACAACAAGGAAGATGTAACCTGCCACAGTCTGTGTGGCAATGTTGAACCCAAGCCATTGGTAGATCTCAGTGGTATAGTTTGCGCATGTCACTATGTTGAACAGGAAGCCACGAGGAATCTGATAGCCACCGTTACCACTCGGACTTCTGAGGTTCCTCAGCAGGATATGGCAATAAAAGTTTGCAATTTGGCAGAGAATCCCAAATCCAAACCCAATCTTCATCTGCAATTCACTCACAGGGGTGTAAAGCGGGTGGTTGCAGTAGTAAGCAATGTAAGCTCCAAAGGTCCAGTAGTAGGCACAGTTCCTGAAGACATTTGATACAGGAGAAGTCGCGTGGCTGAAGCGGTGAACAAAGAACGTCTCCATGATCCTCTTGAAGTAGTGGAAACACCAATAGTACATGGCGTAAGTCTGGACAGGATGCATGACCCGCTCTCCCTCGTATCCGAAATATTTGTAGACAGGCAAGTAATAGAACATGGGGTAGATAAGAAGAGGACCCAAGTATTCAAAGAAGAACAGCGTGCTGTAGAAGACCTGTGGGCCTAAATCCTTAAAGACCACTGTCAGGGATCCAGAACCCTTTTCGCAGTATTCTGATAGGCTGGCCTTTGCACTAAGGACAACTGGCTTTCCTGATTTTCCAGGTTGGATAGGGAGGGTGAGCCGCTGCCTAGCAGGGTAATACTTCTTAGCTGCATGGTGTAAAACCAAGAGGTTAGCAACTCATAGAACACATTGAAAGCATGCATTCTAAGAGAAGCAAGGTATaataaaatagtttttttttaaacatccCGCTAGCCCATTCATGATTCACCCAAAGTAATCAAACTGAGTTTTCTGTATATGTAAGATCAAAGATTATGATCTACATTAGCAACTAATGCTGCAATCTTTCAGTTAGAATAAGATTAGTTTGCATTTGCAATCTTGCACTGGTCAGTAATCACTAGATGTACTTGGATTCCACACTTTGGTTCATCTATTACGGTGCATGTTTGGTGTACTAACATGCACTTGAGGGCAGTGATAGGAAATAAAACTACTTAGGAAGATTTTAAACAGTACTTATAACCATATATCATGATGTATCTTCTCGCTCTACTACATCTCTACCACATTGCAGGACCTCTTCTTTACTCTTGAGGGTCCAACATGAATAATAAATTCCTTGTGAACATCACCTCAGGATAACATTATGGCAACTTAATAGACTAACATGCAAATGCGCCAGTCTGGCACAAGCAAGAAGATGGTGCTTATAATTGTGACAATAAATACCATAATGACATAGAATAGAGGTTCTTGATAGCCAGCTTAGCTAAAGTTTGATAAATTCAAGCAGTAAATTACGTTGTCTGTCATTGATAATGCTACATCAGCATAGGTTGTGAGTTAAAACGGACACTAGGTGGTGACTTAAGAGTGACTGACAGGAGCACACAAAATGACAGGGGAATTAGCTTCCTGATTCAAGGCTCAAAAAGGAAGAACCATCAGCAGACAGGGCTGAAATAGAAATGGTTTTACAGAAATAAGACAACTAGTTGCTCGAATCAGCATGACCCCTTCATCAGGGTAAGGCACAGCACCAAATATCATGAAACACTCAAGATAGGCTTTATCACAAGcaaatttgaacatgatacagaAAACAAATGCAGACAGTAAAAACACTTCCAATTTCTTCAACAATAGCATATTATACTCAATGCTTGTGCCGTACATATGACAGAGACAGTCTTAGTAAAAAGTGTGAACTTTTAGTATTACATTTGTTGTTTATTTCAGTAAACCATGTGTGCATATTTCAAATTAGGCAGTTTTCAACATAACGAATATTAGCTGGCTACAGTATATCAACTAACTATCGCCCTTTGTTTATGAAAGATTGGAAGCTATTTTCAACATACAGGTCTTCCTAAAATCATTTTGGCATACAGTCAATAGTATATTGCCAAGTTAGTTCAACCACGTTTCCTGTTTCCATCATTCCATGTAATCTATCCTTTTTAAGATTTCTTTCACTCTGCAAAGGTAAACGAATATTAAAAAGTGCACACACAAAGCTTGTGAGCGAGTAGAGGTTGATAGCCAACTCCATCCTACCTAAGCAGATCCTAACAACCTGTAGGCTGCAGCAACCAAAAGAATCCTTGCCAGTACTGGCAAAGTGGCAAGCTCTAGTCAACCAATCAAAATGAACCAAGGGCGAACACAATTATTATATCGATGTACTGTTTTCATGTTCCAAGCACTAGGTTCGGTACGAACATAATATTCAGTCAGTTGTTTACCTTTTCAGCTTATAAATACTAGCCTAAATATCAATTATTATCTGCAACTCCCAAACCAACATGGTCCATGTACTGATATACACCATAAATCAGACTTCTCTGATGGCTAACACTCGCAAGTTTGAGTCAAAGCATCAACAGTACCCCGGGGTGAAACGCTCTTGGATTAATGGAAGTGCAGAAAATCCTTTCTTTAACTCTCTTTTAATGAATTAAATAAGTGCAACAGTGATTACTCCTGATGACCATACTAATTAACTCCCAAAATGTCAGATTTGGACATACTGGCCAAACTCAATCGACGCTTCCAAAATTTAGAACTGTAGGATGTATTAAAAAAGGCAGTCGTAGTCTAACtacataaaaaaacatatttgccTTAAAAAGGCCTTTAGCTTGAATTGAATGCAAACCCACTCATATGCATATATTCCTATCTTTTTCAACATGTAAATACGACCAAACCCTTCCAAAGAATGAGAAGATAACGAAGTGCAGGAGAGCCACTACAAGTACTACTCCTTTAACACATCAACAAACACAACCATAAAACGGGAAATTTTGACGGGATCATTGCACTTACTCTTGGCATAGATGGCATCCTGCAGATCCGCGACCTTAGcctgcaaaagaaaagaaaacaagaaccCACGAATCAAACCTCAACCTCAAACCTTTCCACGAGAtcttaaccccccccccccacccaagAACCAAAACTCCAAACCCTCCCCCCTACAAGGCTGCAACACCAAAACCCATAATCCGCACCAAATTTCTCAATCAAGAACCTGACgagctcaaaaaaaaaaaacggaacgAATGGAGACGACATACCGAGTCCttgagctcgacgccgcccctgaccacctcccggccgctCCGGGACACGACGGACACCTTCAtcccgccgcccaccgcgagagagagagagagagctcgcgctgcggccgccgctgctgctgctgctgctcgtgcGGTGGAGACGAGGTGGGGATCGGGGAGTGGCCGGAGGAGGTGTATTTGATCCCGCGGGGGCAAGAaggtgtggggcccacgggccGCTGGGCCGTTGGACCCACCGGAGTTATGCGACGTATCCGGCCCTCTTGATTGTATGGACCCGGTCCATGGACCCCCAAAAGTAAAATTCAGTGTGCAAAAACACACCGTTTGATCACCGATTGCTTTCGGTTTTGTCGAAATTTGGGGTTTTGCGTATCTAGATCGTGCTAGTCATGACTGAGATTTGCGTAAATCTCTTGTTTTCTTTAACAGATTTGGATATCTTCCTGATCACAATAGCATGATCGTTCGTTTAGTCTAAATTGATTGTtcaatcacaagttcacaactaGGCATATATTCTTCCACATGGATACATGTGCTGACCAAAATGTGCAAAGAGTGTGGCACGCATTCCTGAAGCACACGCTCTTTGTACCATCGGTGAGACTCTGTAATTACCTCCTCCACGCCTAGTTCACactaaagtttgaaaatttggttgaaattggtacgatgtgatagaaaagttatgtgtatgaaagatttgatgtgatgacaagttgaaagtttgtaaaaaaaaaactttggaactaagcAAGACCTAAAAAAGAACAACATAAAAGCAGGAACTTCGTGCAGGAAATGCTACTAGGAATTAGGAATTAGGATCACCATTCTTATCATAATACACCATCATTTGTGTTGATCATCTGCTTAAGAACTTGCAATAACACTCTGAAAGCAGTGGTTACTAGTAATTGATAGGGCCAGTCATGTCAGTAAAAAAACTTGAGGTGGTGTATGGACATGGTTCTTCAGAGAAAGATGTCGGTACGATGCATGGAGGCTGCGTCAGGGAAGGAGTTAAGGATTGCAGTTGGGAGGTAGGTCGCCCAACGGGCACCAACGCCGCCTGCAAAATCTTCCGTgctgtctgaaactctgaatctgTGATGCAAAAAATTCCCTGAATAGCGAgacatttttttcttgtgaattgTGAGATTTCGGAATGCCAGCAATGGCCGATCCATCACGATCAGTTCGGATCAAGAATCCATCAATGGAGACTGTTACCAGTAGGAAGGTGGAGTACATAACTATCAGCATTCAGCAGATGCTCGTGTGGAAAATTCAGGGTTCATTTTACCTGCATCATAAATAACAATAATTCATGTTTATTTGAGATAGTTAAAATTGATGGATTAAATAAATAGTTTGATCTTTTTATGGCTCTCCTACAAAATCAATCAGATATTTAACAAGTTATTATGCgaaaatttatatattattttccACGAACACATTGTTGAGAAGCTGGTCTAGAATAAGAAGAGGGTAAGACGAAAATTAGTCATTCTCGTATGCTTATTTGATTGTTAGCCAACTATtggctccaattcatttatagctaatctaatagccaattaatataatagttagctataaaaatatactacatcattaataTTCAGTCCTACCTCTCATTCACATAtaacgtcttagagtccgtgttgcagctggctacaaatatgtaacccgctttcttctctctcttctcttttcttctcgatatgaGGTTATAGAtggcttatagcatgctattgtacctgctctaatgtgCAATGCATCTCCATGAATATTTGTTTGTATTTAAGTCCTTGTGTAATGCTCAACTCCTGCCAACAAATCTTACAAAGTTTTACATCAAGGACCTTGGAGTAAaacaatatattatatatacacccttgggcccacctgtcaaccTCTCACCCTATATTaagtaaggaaaaaaaaacctcctCTTCCCTCCACCCGTCCGCATCCCAAATTCCCAGCACCAgcagcgcccgccgccgccgccgccgtcgccgtgccgagctctcctcctccgccagaTCCGCACTAGCGGCTCGGTTATTCTCTCCGGCACGAGAGACGAGGGTTCCCCGGCGAGCGAGCGAgggccggcgatggcggagccggagcagCCGGAGTTCGCGCGCGAGCGGCACGTGCTGTTTCTGGAGGCTATGGCGTCGGAGCTCCCCGCGGACTACGCCTCGCAGGAGGTCAACCACCTCACCCTCGCCtacttcgccgtcgccggcctatCTCTCCTTCGTGAGCTCGACAGTGTAAGATCCCCGCTCTCCGCCTGATCTGCCCTAGCGGTTATCCTCTCGATCCGTTTCCTGAATTACGCgtaaattcgtttttttttagttatttgttGAACTCTAGTCTAGACTAGATGTGCCCGTGTGCAAAGCTTGGATCTTTACTTTACCTTGTGTGGTCGCTTTGCTTGCATTTAGTGGAAGCAAAGTTGCATCTGTAGGAATAAAATCAATCAGCAGATTTGGTGCACTTATGGTACCATGAAGTATTTTGAAACCTCAAGGATGGCTATTGGTAGTATATTCAGAGATAAATTAGTTGCTGTATCCATAATGGGAGTTGCAATTGATCTTTATTGTGACAAACACAGGGATCCAAAGTTTGTGGATAGCAGAATGCCAAGTGTGGAAGggtcttttcaatttttttttttttggaattccTGTAAAGAACAACTACTAGCTGCAAGGTTTAAGCACTTTAGCCCATAAGTGGTCACTGACCAGTAACCAGTCTACTCAAAGCAGTTAGAGATTATTGCGGTTAGGCAATTTGCATCTGTCCGGCAACTAGATCACAATATCACATAACTACATTCGCTTTCGATTTCTAGCCAAACTAAGAGGAAAGGGGCCCATGTGATGTTTCTGTAGCAACGAATTGGTCCACGTCCCTTAATTCGGTCTAAATTCCATTCGTCTTTGTCTTGTCCATGGGCAGTTGCCTTAATGCTCTGCACAGTTAGGAGCCGCCTAGTTGGTTATGATTTAAGTTCATCATACTTGATGCCTTGCTCATGTAAACAACAAAAACATGATAGCCTCCTGATATCTCCATTCTCAAATTACTAGTAACTTCTAAAAAAACTTATAGCCTcatgcaaatatttttttaccagTCTTATCATGAAAATTGTACCTGTATGTATTATGTATTAAAACAAGTAACCATGCCTGGTTGCTAGCTGAAATATTTATTGTGGGAATTTAAGTTCACTTTGTGCCTTGACTGAGTTGACTCTTCAGGAAGAAGTAATATACTGAGTTGACTGAGTAGTAATTTGATGAGTTGTGTACTTGTTTGCCCTTTTATACTTTCTTTAGGTTAACAAGGATCAAATAGCCAAATGGATTTTGTCTTTTCAAGTACATCCTAAGACAGACAATGAATTAGATAATGGTGAGTTTTCCTCAGTACTTATGTAATAAAGCTCTCAAGATAGCTAATTCATATTTTTCAGATGCAATATATTCATTATATGACAATTTATATGTTTTTAGGACAATTTTATGGATTCTGTGGCTCTAGAACAACTCAGTTTCCCTCAACTAACATGAAGGTAGATGTGGCTAATTCTCAAGtcaacccttttttttttcacacataTCAATTTGTCATTTAATTTTTACATTCTGACAGTTTGAAATATGAATTCATGCCCTTCCTCAGGACCCTTGCCACAATGGTAGTCATCTTGCAAGCACTTATTCTGCCCTTGCTATCCTGAAGATTGTAGGTTATGATTTAGCAAACATTGATAACAAGGTTCTTTTGTCCTCAATGAGAAACCTCCAACAGCCAGATGGAAGGTATGCATTTTAGTTTTGGTCTCCATGCTAATTATTCTTGTAATTATCCTCCAAAAATATCTATGCATTTACATCTGCTACCTGTGTTTAGTTTTAACTGTACCACCAAAAGAGTTTCAGCCAACTCACATTCTGTCTTAAGATTTCATAATACCCCATAGTTGGCCCACCTCCTTGATTATTTTTTGTATGTGTTGATTGCTACCTTTCCATTTGCATATGTTTTCTCTGCATGAATTTAGTCATGCCATGTCGTTCGACAAACTTGATATTGGTAAATACCTCCTTTCTGGTATATCTCTGTATTGTTGGTCAGTCTTCAAGCTTGTTCAATCAGAATGTTAATTAATGTGCTGTGATCCTAACTGCATGCATGTGATAGAGGTGTTTGTGCATGTGCAATGCAATCTTGCTTGCCTGTGAGCATTTCATTGATTTCACTAAGATGGCTTCCATGGTTCCATTCTGCAAACAACTAAACTCCACGCACCGCTTAAATGCATTATCTTATTGGCCAACTTgagaagcattttttttttagcttCATGCCTACTCATATTGGTGCGGAAACAGACCTACGCTTTGTATACTGTGCAGGTGGGTTGCACTGTCATTTATATTTAGTATGCTTTCAATTTTATCTTTGTTTGAAATAACTTGACACACTTGTGTTGTCTTCTCAGCTGCAATCTGCTCGATGCTAAAAGATTGGACAGGAATGGACAAGGAAAAGGCCAAGCAATACATTCTTAGTTGCCAGGTTGGCTTACAACAATTCCTGATGCACTT encodes the following:
- the LOC4324516 gene encoding very-long-chain enoyl-CoA reductase — encoded protein: MKVSVVSRSGREVVRGGVELKDSAKVADLQDAIYAKTKKYYPARQRLTLPIQPGKSGKPVVLSAKASLSEYCEKGSGSLTVVFKDLGPQVFYSTLFFFEYLGPLLIYPMFYYLPVYKYFGYEGERVMHPVQTYAMYYWCFHYFKRIMETFFVHRFSHATSPVSNVFRNCAYYWTFGAYIAYYCNHPLYTPVSELQMKIGFGFGILCQIANFYCHILLRNLRSPSGNGGYQIPRGFLFNIVTCANYTTEIYQWLGFNIATQTVAGYIFLVVAASIMTNWALGKHRRLKKLFDGKEGRPKYPRRWVILPPFL
- the LOC4324517 gene encoding very-long-chain (3R)-3-hydroxyacyl-CoA dehydratase PASTICCINO 2B, with translation MAEPEQPEFARERHVLFLEAMASELPADYASQEVNHLTLAYFAVAGLSLLRELDSVNKDQIAKWILSFQVHPKTDNELDNGQFYGFCGSRTTQFPSTNMKDPCHNGSHLASTYSALAILKIVGYDLANIDNKVLLSSMRNLQQPDGSFMPTHIGAETDLRFVYCAAAICSMLKDWTGMDKEKAKQYILSCQSYDGGFGLVPGSESHGGGTFCAVAALCLMGFIQVDLASNLQEPSSIDVRLLLEWCLQRQAADGGFQGRRNKSSDTCYAFWIGGVLKIIGAYRFIDHGALRSFLLYCQSPYGGFTKFLYDQFPDIYHSYYGLAALSLLEEEGLEPLCTELGILSAAL